A portion of the Rhinopithecus roxellana isolate Shanxi Qingling chromosome 19, ASM756505v1, whole genome shotgun sequence genome contains these proteins:
- the RNF112 gene encoding RING finger protein 112 isoform X3: protein MPRPALSVTSFCHRLGKQERKQSFMGNSGNSWSHTPFPKLELGLGPRPMAPRELPTCSICLERLREPILLDCGHDFCIRCFSTHRVPGCEPPCCPECRKICKQKRGLRSLGEKMKLLPQRPLPPALQETCPVRAEPLLLVRVNASGGLILRMGAINRCLKHPLARDTPVCLLAVLGEQHSGKSFLLNHLLQGLPGLESGEGGRPRGGEASLQGCRWGANGLARGIWMWSHPFLLGKEGKKILNTSQELKDTDLDYLEMFVHVAEVMGKHYGMVPIQHLDLLVRDSSHPNKAGQGHVGNIFQRLSGRYPKVQELLQGKRARCCLLPAPGRRWMNQGHASPGDTDDDFCHLLGAYVSDVLSAAPQHAKSRCQGYWNEGRTVARGDRRLLTGQQLAQEIKNLSGWMGRTGPGFTSPDEMAAQLHDLRKVEAAKREFEEYVRQQDIATKRIFSALRVLPDTMRNLLSTQKDAILARHGVALLCKGRDQTLEALEAELQATAKAFMDSYTMRFCGHLAAVGGAVGAGLMGLAGGVVGAGMAAAALAAEAGMVAAGAAVGATGAAVVGGGVGAGLAATVGCMEKEEDERVLEGDREPLLQEE, encoded by the exons atgCCGAGGCCCGCCTTGTCAGTCACTTCCTTTTGTCATCGGCTTGGCAAACAG gaGAGGAAACAGAGCTTCATGGGAAACAGCGGCAACAGTTG GTCCCACACACCTTTCCCCAAGTTGGAGCTGGGTCTGGGGCCCCGGCCCATGGCACCCCGGGAGCTCCCCACCTGCTCCATCTGCCTGGAGAGGTTGCGCGAGCCCATCTTGCTGGACTGTGGCCACGACTTCTGCATACGGTGCTTCAGCACGCACCGTGTCCCGGGCTGTGAGCCTCCCTGCTGCCCTGAGTGCCGGAAGATATGCAAGCAGAAGAGGGGCCTCCGGAGCCTGGGCGAGAAGATGAAGCTCCTGCCGCAGCGGCCGCTGCCCCCTGCGCTGCAG GAGACCTGTCCTGTGAGGGCGGAGCCGCTGCTGCTGGTTCGCGTCAATGCGTCTGGGGGCCTCATCCTTAGGATGGGGGCCATCAACCGCTGCCTGAAGCACCCCCTGGCCAGGGACACCCCGGTCTGCCTCCTCGCTGTCCTGGGGGAGCAGCACTCAGGGAAGTCCTTCCTCCTCAACCACTTGCTTCAGGGCTTGCCGGGCCTG GAGTCTGGTGAGGGCGGCCGGCCGAGAGGAGGAGAAGCATCCCTGCAGGGGTGTAGGTGGGGTGCCAATGGCCTTGCCAGGGGCATATGGATGTGGAGCCACCCCTTCTTGctggggaaagaagggaagaag ATCCTCAACACCTCCCAGGAGCTGAAGGATACAGACCTGGACTATCTGGAG ATGTTTGTCCACGTGGCCGAGGTGATGGGCAAGCATTATGGGATGGTACCCATCCAG CATCTGGACCTCTTAGTTCGTGACTCATCCCACCCCAACAAGGCAGGGCAGGGGCATGTAGGCAACATCTTCCAG AGATTGTCTGGCAGATACCCCAAAGTGCAGGAGCTGCTGCAAGGGAAGCGAGCCCGCTGCTGCCTCTTGCCTGCCCCAGGGAGGCGGTGGATGAACCAAGGTCATGCAAGCCCTGGTG ACACAGATGATGACTTCTGCCACCTTCTGGGGGCCTACGTCTCAGATGTGCTGAGCGCGGCCCCTCAGCACGCCAAGAGCCGCTGCCAGGGGTACTGGAATGAGGGGCGCACCGTGGCCAGAGGGGACAGACGCCTGCTCACGGGGCAGCAGCTAGCTCAGGAAATCAAG AACCTCTCAGGATGGATGGGGAGGACAGGGCCCGGTTTCACCTCTCCGGATGAG ATGGCTGCTCAACTGCACGACCTGAGGAAGGTAGAAGCTGCCAAGAGGGAGTTCGAGGAGTACGTGAGGCAGCAG GACATAGCCACCAAGCGCATATTCTCTGCGCTGCGGGTCCTGCCAGACACCATGCGGAACCTCCTCTCCACCCAGAAAGATGCCATTCTGGCCCGCCATGGTGTGGCCTTACTCTGCAAGGGGAGAGATCAGACCTTGGAGGCACTGGAAGCTGAGCTGCAGGCCACGGCCAAGGCCTTCATGGACTCCTACACGATGCGCTTCTGTGGCCACCTGGCTGCTGTGGGGGGTGCTGTGGGGGCTGGGCTCATGGGCCTGGCAGGGGGCGTGGTGGGTGCTGGCATGGCAGCAGCTGCACTGGCTGCAGAGGCCGGGATGGTGGCTGCTGGAGCTGCTGTGGGGGCCACAGGGGCCGCCGTGGTTGGGGGTGGTGTGGGCGCTGGGTTGGCTGCCACAGTGGGCTgcatggagaaggaggaggatgagagGGTGCTGGAAGGGGACCGAGAGCCCCTTCTCCAGGAAGAGTAA
- the RNF112 gene encoding RING finger protein 112 isoform X1: MPRPALSVTSFCHRLGKQERKQSFMGNSGNSWSHTPFPKLELGLGPRPMAPRELPTCSICLERLREPILLDCGHDFCIRCFSTHRVPGCEPPCCPECRKICKQKRGLRSLGEKMKLLPQRPLPPALQETCPVRAEPLLLVRVNASGGLILRMGAINRCLKHPLARDTPVCLLAVLGEQHSGKSFLLNHLLQGLPGLESGEGGRPRGGEASLQGCRWGANGLARGIWMWSHPFLLGKEGKKVAVFLVDTGDAMSPELSRETRIKLCALTTMLSSYQILNTSQELKDTDLDYLEMFVHVAEVMGKHYGMVPIQHLDLLVRDSSHPNKAGQGHVGNIFQRLSGRYPKVQELLQGKRARCCLLPAPGRRWMNQGHASPGDTDDDFCHLLGAYVSDVLSAAPQHAKSRCQGYWNEGRTVARGDRRLLTGQQLAQEIKNLSGWMGRTGPGFTSPDEMAAQLHDLRKVEAAKREFEEYVRQQDIATKRIFSALRVLPDTMRNLLSTQKDAILARHGVALLCKGRDQTLEALEAELQATAKAFMDSYTMRFCGHLAAVGGAVGAGLMGLAGGVVGAGMAAAALAAEAGMVAAGAAVGATGAAVVGGGVGAGLAATVGCMEKEEDERVLEGDREPLLQEE; this comes from the exons atgCCGAGGCCCGCCTTGTCAGTCACTTCCTTTTGTCATCGGCTTGGCAAACAG gaGAGGAAACAGAGCTTCATGGGAAACAGCGGCAACAGTTG GTCCCACACACCTTTCCCCAAGTTGGAGCTGGGTCTGGGGCCCCGGCCCATGGCACCCCGGGAGCTCCCCACCTGCTCCATCTGCCTGGAGAGGTTGCGCGAGCCCATCTTGCTGGACTGTGGCCACGACTTCTGCATACGGTGCTTCAGCACGCACCGTGTCCCGGGCTGTGAGCCTCCCTGCTGCCCTGAGTGCCGGAAGATATGCAAGCAGAAGAGGGGCCTCCGGAGCCTGGGCGAGAAGATGAAGCTCCTGCCGCAGCGGCCGCTGCCCCCTGCGCTGCAG GAGACCTGTCCTGTGAGGGCGGAGCCGCTGCTGCTGGTTCGCGTCAATGCGTCTGGGGGCCTCATCCTTAGGATGGGGGCCATCAACCGCTGCCTGAAGCACCCCCTGGCCAGGGACACCCCGGTCTGCCTCCTCGCTGTCCTGGGGGAGCAGCACTCAGGGAAGTCCTTCCTCCTCAACCACTTGCTTCAGGGCTTGCCGGGCCTG GAGTCTGGTGAGGGCGGCCGGCCGAGAGGAGGAGAAGCATCCCTGCAGGGGTGTAGGTGGGGTGCCAATGGCCTTGCCAGGGGCATATGGATGTGGAGCCACCCCTTCTTGctggggaaagaagggaagaag GTGGCGGTGTTCCTGGTGGATACAGGGGATGCCATGAGCCCTGAGCTGAGCAGGGAAACAAGGATCAAGCTCTGTGCTCTCACCACGATGCTGAGCTCCTACCAG ATCCTCAACACCTCCCAGGAGCTGAAGGATACAGACCTGGACTATCTGGAG ATGTTTGTCCACGTGGCCGAGGTGATGGGCAAGCATTATGGGATGGTACCCATCCAG CATCTGGACCTCTTAGTTCGTGACTCATCCCACCCCAACAAGGCAGGGCAGGGGCATGTAGGCAACATCTTCCAG AGATTGTCTGGCAGATACCCCAAAGTGCAGGAGCTGCTGCAAGGGAAGCGAGCCCGCTGCTGCCTCTTGCCTGCCCCAGGGAGGCGGTGGATGAACCAAGGTCATGCAAGCCCTGGTG ACACAGATGATGACTTCTGCCACCTTCTGGGGGCCTACGTCTCAGATGTGCTGAGCGCGGCCCCTCAGCACGCCAAGAGCCGCTGCCAGGGGTACTGGAATGAGGGGCGCACCGTGGCCAGAGGGGACAGACGCCTGCTCACGGGGCAGCAGCTAGCTCAGGAAATCAAG AACCTCTCAGGATGGATGGGGAGGACAGGGCCCGGTTTCACCTCTCCGGATGAG ATGGCTGCTCAACTGCACGACCTGAGGAAGGTAGAAGCTGCCAAGAGGGAGTTCGAGGAGTACGTGAGGCAGCAG GACATAGCCACCAAGCGCATATTCTCTGCGCTGCGGGTCCTGCCAGACACCATGCGGAACCTCCTCTCCACCCAGAAAGATGCCATTCTGGCCCGCCATGGTGTGGCCTTACTCTGCAAGGGGAGAGATCAGACCTTGGAGGCACTGGAAGCTGAGCTGCAGGCCACGGCCAAGGCCTTCATGGACTCCTACACGATGCGCTTCTGTGGCCACCTGGCTGCTGTGGGGGGTGCTGTGGGGGCTGGGCTCATGGGCCTGGCAGGGGGCGTGGTGGGTGCTGGCATGGCAGCAGCTGCACTGGCTGCAGAGGCCGGGATGGTGGCTGCTGGAGCTGCTGTGGGGGCCACAGGGGCCGCCGTGGTTGGGGGTGGTGTGGGCGCTGGGTTGGCTGCCACAGTGGGCTgcatggagaaggaggaggatgagagGGTGCTGGAAGGGGACCGAGAGCCCCTTCTCCAGGAAGAGTAA
- the RNF112 gene encoding RING finger protein 112 isoform X2 produces MPRPALSVTSFCHRLGKQERKQSFMGNSGNSWSHTPFPKLELGLGPRPMAPRELPTCSICLERLREPILLDCGHDFCIRCFSTHRVPGCEPPCCPECRKICKQKRGLRSLGEKMKLLPQRPLPPALQTCPVRAEPLLLVRVNASGGLILRMGAINRCLKHPLARDTPVCLLAVLGEQHSGKSFLLNHLLQGLPGLESGEGGRPRGGEASLQGCRWGANGLARGIWMWSHPFLLGKEGKKVAVFLVDTGDAMSPELSRETRIKLCALTTMLSSYQILNTSQELKDTDLDYLEMFVHVAEVMGKHYGMVPIQHLDLLVRDSSHPNKAGQGHVGNIFQRLSGRYPKVQELLQGKRARCCLLPAPGRRWMNQGHASPGDTDDDFCHLLGAYVSDVLSAAPQHAKSRCQGYWNEGRTVARGDRRLLTGQQLAQEIKNLSGWMGRTGPGFTSPDEMAAQLHDLRKVEAAKREFEEYVRQQDIATKRIFSALRVLPDTMRNLLSTQKDAILARHGVALLCKGRDQTLEALEAELQATAKAFMDSYTMRFCGHLAAVGGAVGAGLMGLAGGVVGAGMAAAALAAEAGMVAAGAAVGATGAAVVGGGVGAGLAATVGCMEKEEDERVLEGDREPLLQEE; encoded by the exons atgCCGAGGCCCGCCTTGTCAGTCACTTCCTTTTGTCATCGGCTTGGCAAACAG gaGAGGAAACAGAGCTTCATGGGAAACAGCGGCAACAGTTG GTCCCACACACCTTTCCCCAAGTTGGAGCTGGGTCTGGGGCCCCGGCCCATGGCACCCCGGGAGCTCCCCACCTGCTCCATCTGCCTGGAGAGGTTGCGCGAGCCCATCTTGCTGGACTGTGGCCACGACTTCTGCATACGGTGCTTCAGCACGCACCGTGTCCCGGGCTGTGAGCCTCCCTGCTGCCCTGAGTGCCGGAAGATATGCAAGCAGAAGAGGGGCCTCCGGAGCCTGGGCGAGAAGATGAAGCTCCTGCCGCAGCGGCCGCTGCCCCCTGCGCTGCAG ACCTGTCCTGTGAGGGCGGAGCCGCTGCTGCTGGTTCGCGTCAATGCGTCTGGGGGCCTCATCCTTAGGATGGGGGCCATCAACCGCTGCCTGAAGCACCCCCTGGCCAGGGACACCCCGGTCTGCCTCCTCGCTGTCCTGGGGGAGCAGCACTCAGGGAAGTCCTTCCTCCTCAACCACTTGCTTCAGGGCTTGCCGGGCCTG GAGTCTGGTGAGGGCGGCCGGCCGAGAGGAGGAGAAGCATCCCTGCAGGGGTGTAGGTGGGGTGCCAATGGCCTTGCCAGGGGCATATGGATGTGGAGCCACCCCTTCTTGctggggaaagaagggaagaag GTGGCGGTGTTCCTGGTGGATACAGGGGATGCCATGAGCCCTGAGCTGAGCAGGGAAACAAGGATCAAGCTCTGTGCTCTCACCACGATGCTGAGCTCCTACCAG ATCCTCAACACCTCCCAGGAGCTGAAGGATACAGACCTGGACTATCTGGAG ATGTTTGTCCACGTGGCCGAGGTGATGGGCAAGCATTATGGGATGGTACCCATCCAG CATCTGGACCTCTTAGTTCGTGACTCATCCCACCCCAACAAGGCAGGGCAGGGGCATGTAGGCAACATCTTCCAG AGATTGTCTGGCAGATACCCCAAAGTGCAGGAGCTGCTGCAAGGGAAGCGAGCCCGCTGCTGCCTCTTGCCTGCCCCAGGGAGGCGGTGGATGAACCAAGGTCATGCAAGCCCTGGTG ACACAGATGATGACTTCTGCCACCTTCTGGGGGCCTACGTCTCAGATGTGCTGAGCGCGGCCCCTCAGCACGCCAAGAGCCGCTGCCAGGGGTACTGGAATGAGGGGCGCACCGTGGCCAGAGGGGACAGACGCCTGCTCACGGGGCAGCAGCTAGCTCAGGAAATCAAG AACCTCTCAGGATGGATGGGGAGGACAGGGCCCGGTTTCACCTCTCCGGATGAG ATGGCTGCTCAACTGCACGACCTGAGGAAGGTAGAAGCTGCCAAGAGGGAGTTCGAGGAGTACGTGAGGCAGCAG GACATAGCCACCAAGCGCATATTCTCTGCGCTGCGGGTCCTGCCAGACACCATGCGGAACCTCCTCTCCACCCAGAAAGATGCCATTCTGGCCCGCCATGGTGTGGCCTTACTCTGCAAGGGGAGAGATCAGACCTTGGAGGCACTGGAAGCTGAGCTGCAGGCCACGGCCAAGGCCTTCATGGACTCCTACACGATGCGCTTCTGTGGCCACCTGGCTGCTGTGGGGGGTGCTGTGGGGGCTGGGCTCATGGGCCTGGCAGGGGGCGTGGTGGGTGCTGGCATGGCAGCAGCTGCACTGGCTGCAGAGGCCGGGATGGTGGCTGCTGGAGCTGCTGTGGGGGCCACAGGGGCCGCCGTGGTTGGGGGTGGTGTGGGCGCTGGGTTGGCTGCCACAGTGGGCTgcatggagaaggaggaggatgagagGGTGCTGGAAGGGGACCGAGAGCCCCTTCTCCAGGAAGAGTAA